In one Winogradskyella sp. MH6 genomic region, the following are encoded:
- a CDS encoding cell division protein FtsX, giving the protein MASSFDKYQKRKLISSYISVVISIALVLFLLGCLGLLVINSKKVADHFKEQVVMTIYLNDTAKEVEVNQLKKSLAMAEYSKEATYVSKEEAAEMMKAETGEDFMDFVGYNPLKNSIDVYLKADFVTTEKLSEISETLSTKSFIEEIRYDNDLVELMNDNVKKISFWVLIISGLFTLIAVLLINSSIRLAVYSKRFIIKTMQMVGATKSFIRRPFVWKSVQLGIVGAIVALAGMAVVLYYLDQYFPELELLRNTVMIAGLFVGVFVLGVIITWISTFIATQRFLNLKTDQLYY; this is encoded by the coding sequence ATGGCATCATCTTTTGACAAGTATCAAAAACGAAAATTAATTTCCTCATATATCTCTGTAGTTATCAGTATTGCATTGGTTTTGTTTCTATTAGGCTGTCTTGGTCTTTTGGTTATTAATTCTAAAAAAGTGGCTGATCATTTTAAGGAGCAAGTGGTAATGACAATTTATTTGAACGATACCGCAAAAGAGGTTGAAGTCAATCAGTTAAAGAAAAGTTTAGCTATGGCAGAATATTCTAAAGAAGCTACCTATGTATCCAAGGAAGAAGCTGCCGAAATGATGAAAGCTGAAACAGGTGAAGATTTTATGGATTTTGTAGGTTATAATCCGTTGAAAAATTCGATTGATGTATACTTAAAAGCTGATTTTGTGACGACAGAAAAGCTAAGTGAAATTTCTGAAACCCTTTCAACAAAATCGTTTATTGAAGAAATAAGATACGATAATGATCTCGTAGAACTGATGAACGATAACGTTAAGAAGATTAGTTTTTGGGTACTTATTATTAGTGGGTTATTTACGCTTATTGCTGTATTATTAATCAATAGCTCTATCCGATTGGCTGTATACTCAAAGCGATTTATTATTAAAACTATGCAAATGGTTGGTGCAACAAAAAGCTTTATCCGCAGACCGTTTGTTTGGAAAAGCGTTCAACTTGGCATCGTTGGTGCTATAGTGGCTTTAGCAGGTATGGCTGTTGTTTTATATTATTTAGACCAATATTTCCCAGAGTTAGAATTGCTTAGAAATACTGTTATGATTGCAGGTCTTTTTGTTGGTGTTTTTGTGTTGGGTGTAATCATCACTTGGATTAGTACCTTTATTGCCACACAACGCTTCTTAAATTTAAAAACGGACCAGTTGTATTATTAA
- a CDS encoding leucine--tRNA ligase yields the protein MKYNFNDIEKKWQDYWAKNETFKASNNSDKPKYYVLDMFPYPSGAGLHVGHPLGYIASDIYARYKRHKGFNVLHPQGYDSFGLPAEQYAIQTGQHPAVTTEANIKTYRRQLDQIGFSFDWSREVRTSNPEYYKWTQWIFIQLFESWYNYDSNKAEHIDTLIKMFASEGNTNVNAACDDDINPFTAEEWNAFSETEKQDILLKYRLTYLAETEVNWCPALGTVLANDEIVNGVSERGGHPVIRKKMTQWSMRISAYAERLLQGLDTIDWTDALKDIQKNWIGKSVGASVTFNVKDYDATIEVFTTRPDTIFGVSFMTLAPEHELVSQITTAEQKAEVEAYIEATAKRSERDRMADVKTISGVFTGAYAEHPFTKEPIPIWIGDYVLASYGTGAVMAVPCGDQRDYDFAKHFNIPIPNIFEGVDISEEAFASKDNVKIANSDFLDGMNYKKATKRAIYELEQIGQGEGKTNYRLRDAVFSRQRYWGEPFPVYYKDGMPQMIDEKHLPLTLPEVEKYLPTEEGEPPLGRADVWAWDTNTNTVCHSELVSESKGIYPLELNTMPGWAGSSWYFFRYMEEQAKRGEAFATEDALKYWENVDLYIGGSEHATGHLLYSRFWVKFLYDRGFVGVDEPFKKLINQGMILGTSAFVCKITDFILSYGEENNSEISDEIILNIKDLEERNEIINKLQDTFSNTFVSFEYLEEIFNKQFKKFPIFIKANKIEPLLNKFEELGFDGDITLTINPYHVDIQLLKIIKEGTSYKYTDELNVEEFRDWRSEYNNAEVILNKDNFKVFRDVEKMSKSKFNVVNPDDIVEDYGADSLRLYEMFLGPLEQYKPWNTAGITGVHGFLKKLWKLYNDDNGSKVTNAEPTKDNLKTLHKTIKKVEEDIENFSFNTSVSTFMIAVNELTAQKCTSKEILEPLLVLISPYAPHIAEELWEQLGHNESISTAPFPKFEEKHLVESSKNYPISFNGKMRFTLELPLDMSKDEIEKTVLANEKTQEQLQGRTPKKVIVVPGKIVNIVG from the coding sequence ATGAAATACAACTTCAACGACATAGAGAAAAAGTGGCAAGACTACTGGGCAAAAAACGAAACCTTTAAAGCGTCTAACAACAGCGACAAACCAAAATACTACGTATTAGATATGTTCCCTTACCCAAGTGGAGCTGGTTTGCATGTTGGACATCCGCTAGGCTACATCGCTAGTGATATTTATGCACGTTACAAGCGTCATAAAGGTTTTAATGTGTTGCATCCACAAGGCTACGATTCGTTTGGATTACCAGCAGAACAGTATGCAATACAAACAGGTCAGCATCCTGCGGTAACAACAGAGGCGAATATTAAAACCTATCGTCGTCAGTTAGACCAAATTGGTTTTTCGTTCGATTGGAGTAGAGAAGTACGCACAAGTAATCCAGAATATTACAAATGGACACAGTGGATTTTCATTCAGTTATTTGAATCGTGGTACAATTACGATAGCAACAAAGCAGAACATATTGATACTTTAATCAAAATGTTTGCTTCTGAAGGAAATACCAATGTAAATGCAGCTTGCGATGATGATATTAATCCGTTTACTGCTGAAGAATGGAATGCTTTTTCAGAGACTGAAAAACAAGATATTCTTTTAAAATACAGATTGACCTATTTAGCAGAAACCGAAGTGAATTGGTGCCCTGCTTTAGGAACCGTTCTAGCCAATGACGAAATTGTAAATGGAGTTTCAGAACGAGGAGGTCATCCTGTAATTCGTAAAAAAATGACTCAATGGAGTATGCGTATTTCGGCTTATGCAGAACGTTTGCTTCAAGGTTTAGATACGATTGATTGGACAGATGCACTTAAAGACATCCAAAAAAACTGGATTGGTAAATCGGTTGGTGCTTCAGTAACTTTCAATGTAAAAGATTATGATGCAACTATTGAAGTCTTCACAACAAGACCAGATACCATTTTCGGTGTGTCATTTATGACGTTAGCACCAGAGCATGAGCTTGTGTCGCAAATCACCACAGCAGAACAAAAAGCTGAGGTGGAAGCCTACATAGAAGCCACTGCAAAGCGTAGTGAGCGCGACCGAATGGCTGATGTAAAAACTATTTCGGGTGTGTTTACAGGTGCTTATGCCGAGCATCCATTTACCAAAGAACCAATTCCGATTTGGATAGGAGATTACGTATTGGCAAGCTACGGCACAGGAGCAGTTATGGCTGTGCCTTGTGGAGACCAACGTGATTATGACTTTGCGAAGCACTTTAATATTCCGATTCCAAATATTTTTGAAGGAGTTGATATTTCTGAAGAAGCCTTTGCGTCTAAGGATAACGTTAAAATTGCCAATAGCGATTTCCTTGATGGAATGAACTATAAGAAAGCTACCAAACGCGCTATTTACGAATTAGAACAAATCGGTCAAGGCGAAGGAAAAACCAATTACCGTTTGCGTGATGCAGTTTTTTCTCGTCAACGTTATTGGGGCGAACCATTCCCAGTGTATTACAAGGATGGTATGCCGCAAATGATAGACGAAAAGCATTTGCCATTAACCTTACCAGAAGTTGAAAAATACTTACCAACCGAAGAAGGCGAACCACCATTAGGTCGTGCAGACGTTTGGGCTTGGGACACCAATACAAATACAGTTTGTCATTCTGAACTTGTTTCAGAATCTAAAGGCATTTACCCACTAGAACTCAACACCATGCCAGGTTGGGCAGGGAGCTCTTGGTATTTCTTCCGTTATATGGAAGAGCAAGCAAAAAGAGGCGAAGCCTTTGCTACTGAAGATGCGCTTAAGTACTGGGAGAATGTAGATTTATACATTGGTGGTAGCGAGCACGCTACAGGTCACTTATTATACTCACGTTTTTGGGTAAAGTTTTTGTACGACAGAGGGTTTGTTGGTGTTGATGAACCATTTAAAAAGCTGATTAACCAAGGGATGATTTTGGGGACGAGTGCTTTTGTTTGTAAAATTACTGATTTTATTTTATCATATGGAGAGGAGAATAATAGTGAAATTTCAGATGAGATTATATTAAATATTAAGGATTTAGAAGAGAGAAATGAAATAATTAATAAGCTTCAGGATACATTTTCAAACACATTTGTATCATTTGAATATTTAGAAGAAATATTTAATAAACAATTTAAGAAATTTCCAATTTTTATTAAAGCTAATAAAATTGAACCATTACTTAATAAGTTTGAAGAGTTAGGATTTGATGGAGACATAACTTTAACTATCAATCCATATCATGTTGATATACAGTTGTTGAAAATCATTAAAGAAGGAACATCTTATAAATATACAGATGAATTGAATGTTGAGGAATTTAGAGATTGGAGAAGTGAGTACAATAATGCAGAAGTAATATTAAATAAAGATAATTTTAAGGTTTTTCGAGATGTCGAAAAAATGTCAAAATCAAAATTCAATGTCGTTAATCCAGATGATATTGTAGAAGATTATGGTGCAGATAGTTTACGTCTTTACGAAATGTTCCTTGGGCCATTAGAACAATACAAACCTTGGAATACAGCAGGTATTACAGGTGTACACGGTTTCCTTAAAAAACTTTGGAAGTTGTATAACGACGACAATGGGTCTAAAGTGACTAATGCTGAGCCAACAAAGGATAACTTAAAAACACTTCATAAAACCATTAAAAAGGTTGAGGAAGACATCGAGAATTTTTCGTTTAATACGTCTGTATCTACCTTTATGATTGCTGTAAACGAGTTAACAGCACAAAAGTGTACAAGTAAAGAAATCTTAGAACCATTATTGGTTTTAATTTCACCTTATGCGCCACACATTGCTGAAGAATTATGGGAACAATTAGGACATAATGAGTCTATTTCAACAGCACCTTTCCCAAAATTTGAAGAAAAGCATTTAGTAGAGAGTTCTAAAAATTATCCGATTTCGTTTAATGGAAAAATGCGTTTCACATTAGAATTACCATTAGATATGAGCAAGGATGAGATTGAAAAAACAGTACTAGCAAACGAAAAAACACAAGAACAGTTACAAGGTCGCACTCCCAAAAAAGTGATTGTGGTGCCAGGTAAGATTGTGAATATTGTTGGGTAA
- the ald gene encoding alanine dehydrogenase, with translation MKIGVPKEIKNNENRVGVTPAGVYELTKNNHTVYVQKSAGLGSGFFDEDYKEVGAIILDTIAEVYDSAEMIVKVKEPIAVEYDLIKPHHVVFTYFHFASSEPLTKAMLKSQAVCIAYETVEEEDGSLPLLTPMSEVAGRMAIQQGAKYLEKPIKGRGVLLGGVPGVPPGRVLVLGAGTVGIQAAKMAAGLGAHVTIMDINMKQLRYVNDVMPNHVVTEFSSEFNIRKRIKDHDLIVGGVLLKGAKAPNLITRDMLKEMRPGTVIVDVAVDQGGCVETTKPTTHEDPTYIIDDVVHYCVANMPGAVPYTSTLALTNVTLPYVLRLANQGWEVACAKDQSLRKGINIANGKIIYEEIAEAFNWSVDAM, from the coding sequence ATGAAAATCGGAGTCCCAAAAGAAATCAAGAACAATGAAAACCGTGTTGGTGTGACACCTGCAGGAGTTTATGAACTTACAAAAAACAACCACACGGTTTATGTGCAAAAAAGTGCTGGATTAGGCAGCGGCTTTTTTGATGAAGACTACAAGGAAGTTGGTGCTATCATTCTCGACACCATAGCTGAAGTTTATGATTCAGCCGAAATGATTGTAAAGGTAAAGGAACCCATTGCCGTTGAATATGATTTAATTAAACCACATCACGTGGTGTTTACCTATTTCCATTTTGCATCTAGTGAGCCTTTAACAAAAGCAATGTTAAAAAGTCAAGCGGTTTGTATTGCTTATGAAACAGTTGAAGAGGAAGATGGGTCATTACCATTATTGACACCAATGTCTGAAGTGGCAGGTCGTATGGCTATTCAACAAGGTGCAAAATATTTAGAAAAACCAATTAAAGGACGTGGAGTCTTATTAGGTGGAGTGCCAGGTGTGCCACCAGGACGAGTATTAGTACTTGGTGCTGGTACTGTTGGTATACAAGCTGCTAAAATGGCTGCAGGTTTAGGTGCTCATGTTACTATTATGGATATTAATATGAAGCAATTACGATATGTTAATGATGTAATGCCAAACCATGTGGTAACGGAATTTTCTAGCGAATTCAACATTAGGAAAAGAATTAAGGATCACGATTTAATAGTTGGTGGTGTATTATTAAAAGGAGCAAAAGCACCAAACTTAATCACCAGAGATATGCTTAAAGAAATGCGACCAGGAACCGTAATAGTGGATGTTGCTGTAGATCAAGGAGGTTGTGTGGAGACTACAAAACCAACAACTCACGAGGATCCTACTTATATCATAGACGACGTTGTACATTACTGTGTAGCAAATATGCCAGGTGCTGTACCTTACACATCGACTTTAGCACTAACTAATGTGACTTTGCCTTATGTGCTTAGATTGGCTAATCAAGGTTGGGAAGTAGCTTGTGCCAAGGATCAATCGCTGAGAAAAGGAATCAATATAGCCAACGGCAAAATTATTTACGAAGAGATTGCAGAAGCTTTCAATTGGTCTGTTGACGCGATGTAA
- a CDS encoding zinc metallopeptidase, whose product MMGYYVLIGAIALVSWLVSNQLKRKFAKYSKVQLRNGMSGREIAEKMLADNGIYDVEVISTPGQLTDHYNPKNKTVNLSEAVYNQRNAAAAAVAAHECGHAVQHAQAYSALGMRSALVPIVSVTSGMSQWLVIGGLILGAAAGVGLGYWIAVAGLVFMGFATLFSFITLPVEYDASNRALAWLKAKNIVTPEEYKGSEDALKWAARTYLVAAIGALASLLYWALQVFGGRD is encoded by the coding sequence ATGATGGGATATTATGTGCTAATTGGTGCCATTGCTTTGGTAAGCTGGTTAGTTAGTAATCAACTTAAACGTAAATTTGCTAAGTATTCCAAAGTGCAATTGCGCAATGGAATGAGTGGGCGTGAGATAGCTGAGAAGATGTTGGCAGATAATGGCATTTATGATGTTGAGGTAATTTCTACACCAGGTCAATTAACAGACCACTATAATCCAAAAAATAAAACGGTAAATCTAAGTGAGGCAGTCTATAATCAGCGAAATGCTGCAGCTGCAGCAGTAGCAGCTCACGAGTGTGGTCACGCGGTACAACACGCACAAGCTTATAGTGCGTTAGGTATGCGTTCTGCTTTAGTGCCAATAGTTAGTGTAACCTCTGGTATGTCTCAATGGTTAGTTATCGGTGGTTTAATCTTAGGTGCAGCGGCAGGTGTTGGATTAGGGTATTGGATTGCTGTTGCAGGTTTGGTATTTATGGGCTTTGCAACCTTGTTTAGCTTTATCACATTACCAGTTGAGTATGATGCCAGTAATAGAGCATTAGCTTGGTTAAAAGCTAAGAATATAGTGACACCAGAAGAATACAAAGGTTCTGAGGATGCTCTAAAATGGGCAGCAAGAACCTATTTGGTAGCTGCCATTGGTGCTTTAGCCTCATTATTATATTGGGCACTACAGGTGTTTGGAGGTAGAGATTAA
- a CDS encoding Bax inhibitor-1/YccA family protein, protein MENQMPNQLPERVMVSSLSEVERAAFYKKTYAHVAGGVLAFILFEYLLLQSDAIVEFMMSMTQGYKWLLLLGGFMLATNYAEGMALKTTDRNMQYLAYGIYIFFEALIFVPMIYIAAYYMDSGSEILNQAAIVTLALFTGLSAAVLLTKTDFSFLKTGLTIGFFIAIGLIIAGTIFGFNLGLWFSVGMCLLAGGSILYQTSNMVNKYSVDQYVPAALGLFAALMLLFWYILRIFMSRD, encoded by the coding sequence ATGGAAAACCAAATGCCAAATCAATTACCAGAACGTGTAATGGTAAGTAGCTTGTCTGAAGTAGAACGTGCAGCTTTTTATAAAAAGACTTATGCTCATGTAGCAGGTGGAGTCTTAGCTTTTATTCTTTTTGAATACTTGTTGTTACAAAGTGATGCAATAGTTGAGTTTATGATGTCAATGACTCAAGGTTATAAATGGTTATTGTTGTTAGGTGGCTTTATGTTAGCAACTAATTATGCTGAAGGTATGGCGCTTAAAACTACAGACCGGAATATGCAGTATCTGGCTTACGGTATCTATATCTTTTTTGAAGCTTTAATCTTCGTGCCAATGATTTACATCGCTGCATATTATATGGATTCTGGGTCAGAGATTCTTAATCAGGCAGCTATAGTTACGTTAGCATTGTTTACAGGCCTTTCTGCTGCGGTATTGCTAACAAAAACGGATTTTTCATTTTTGAAAACAGGCTTAACCATAGGCTTTTTTATAGCTATAGGTTTAATCATTGCTGGAACAATCTTTGGTTTTAACCTTGGTTTATGGTTCTCTGTAGGAATGTGTTTATTAGCAGGAGGCTCTATTTTATATCAAACATCAAATATGGTTAACAAGTATTCTGTAGATCAGTACGTGCCAGCAGCTTTAGGCTTATTTGCAGCGTTAATGTTATTGTTCTGGTATATTTTAAGAATTTTTATGTCTAGAGATTAA
- a CDS encoding Lrp/AsnC ligand binding domain-containing protein, which yields MKVNDKGIYIDGIDKKILRALMEDARTPVLEIARNVGISGAAIHQRLKKLEKSGLLAGSKFIINPKVLGYTTMAFVGVYLDKAVSNPEAVKQLQRVPEVIECHYTTGEWSIFIKILSKDNEHLMHLLNTEIQGIKGVSRTETFISLQQQINRQIKI from the coding sequence ATGAAAGTTAACGATAAAGGTATTTATATAGATGGTATTGACAAGAAGATTCTAAGAGCTTTAATGGAAGATGCCAGAACACCTGTTTTAGAAATTGCCAGAAATGTTGGTATTTCTGGTGCAGCCATACATCAGCGTCTTAAAAAACTTGAAAAATCTGGGTTATTAGCAGGTTCTAAGTTTATTATCAATCCAAAAGTTTTAGGCTATACCACAATGGCTTTTGTTGGTGTGTATTTAGATAAAGCCGTAAGTAATCCTGAGGCTGTAAAACAACTTCAACGCGTACCAGAAGTAATCGAATGCCATTACACTACAGGCGAATGGAGTATCTTCATAAAAATCCTATCTAAAGACAACGAACATTTAATGCACTTACTTAATACAGAAATACAAGGTATTAAAGGTGTCTCCAGAACCGAAACATTTATTTCGTTACAACAGCAGATTAACAGACAGATTAAGATTTAA
- a CDS encoding saccharopine dehydrogenase family protein — protein sequence MRKILIIGAGKSSSYLIKYLLDKSQSENLQITIGDLNVENAKKLVSDHNDVNIIHLDVFDSNSRSEAVKNADIVISMLPARFHIEVARDCVTYKKHMVTASYVSKEMEALDEDAKANNLVFMNEIGVDPGIDHMSAMQVIDRIRDNGGKMILFESFTGGLVAPESDDNLWNYKFTWNPRNVVVAGQGGAAKFLQEKQFKYIPYDRLFRRTEFLDIDDYGRFEAYANRDSLKYQHVYGLDHVRTLYRGTMRRVGFSRAWNVFVQLGMTDDSYTIDDSINMSYRDFVNAFLPYSPTDSVELKFRHALKIDQDDIVWDKFLELDIFNPKKMVELDKATPAQILQKILMDSWTLDHEDKDMIVMYHKFGYEINGEKRQIDSTMVVVGEDQTYTAMSKTVGLPVAMATLDILNGKIKTPGVQIPISKEVYTPILEGLKSYGIEFKEKKVPYLGYNPLNL from the coding sequence ATGCGAAAGATTTTAATTATTGGTGCAGGAAAATCTTCATCATACCTTATAAAATATTTATTAGACAAATCTCAGTCTGAGAACCTTCAGATTACTATAGGAGATCTTAATGTTGAAAATGCCAAAAAGCTAGTCAGCGACCATAATGATGTAAACATCATCCACTTAGATGTTTTTGATTCAAACTCAAGAAGTGAAGCAGTTAAAAATGCAGACATTGTTATTTCTATGTTGCCTGCTCGTTTTCATATCGAAGTCGCTAGAGATTGTGTTACTTATAAAAAACACATGGTAACTGCATCTTATGTAAGTAAAGAAATGGAAGCCTTGGATGAGGATGCAAAAGCCAATAATCTCGTTTTTATGAACGAAATAGGTGTGGATCCTGGTATAGACCATATGAGTGCCATGCAAGTTATTGATCGTATTAGAGATAATGGTGGTAAAATGATCTTGTTTGAGTCATTTACTGGTGGTTTAGTTGCTCCTGAAAGTGATGACAACCTTTGGAACTATAAATTTACATGGAACCCAAGAAATGTGGTTGTTGCGGGACAAGGCGGAGCCGCTAAATTTTTACAGGAAAAGCAGTTTAAATATATTCCTTATGACAGATTATTTAGACGCACAGAGTTTTTAGACATAGATGATTATGGTCGTTTTGAAGCTTATGCCAACAGAGATTCTTTAAAATATCAACATGTTTATGGCTTAGACCATGTACGTACCTTATATCGTGGCACTATGAGACGTGTTGGTTTTAGTAGAGCTTGGAATGTTTTTGTGCAATTAGGAATGACAGACGATAGCTATACTATAGATGATAGTATAAATATGAGTTACCGCGATTTTGTAAATGCTTTTTTACCATACAGTCCAACGGATTCGGTTGAACTTAAATTTAGACACGCACTTAAAATTGACCAAGATGATATTGTTTGGGATAAGTTTTTAGAGCTTGATATTTTTAACCCTAAGAAAATGGTAGAATTAGATAAGGCTACTCCTGCTCAAATTCTACAGAAAATCCTAATGGATAGCTGGACACTAGACCATGAAGATAAAGACATGATAGTCATGTATCACAAGTTTGGATATGAAATCAATGGAGAAAAGCGTCAAATTGATTCTACAATGGTTGTGGTTGGTGAAGACCAAACTTACACTGCCATGTCTAAAACAGTTGGTCTGCCGGTTGCAATGGCAACTTTAGATATCTTAAACGGTAAGATAAAAACACCTGGTGTACAAATTCCGATTTCTAAAGAAGTTTACACTCCTATTTTAGAAGGATTAAAATCTTATGGCATTGAATTTAAAGAAAAGAAAGTGCCATATTTAGGGTATAATCCTCTTAATCTATAA
- a CDS encoding DUF423 domain-containing protein, with translation MNKRILVAGTILGILGIVLGAFGAHGLEKLVDADAVNTFETGVRYQIYHAFFLLILGGTNFVNLKTKKIVFYLVIVGVLFFSGSIYGLATNELSSFDFKTIAMITPIGGLLLILSWVMVLIGIMRNKVD, from the coding sequence ATGAACAAAAGAATATTAGTAGCAGGAACAATTTTAGGAATCTTAGGAATAGTTTTAGGTGCTTTTGGAGCGCATGGCTTAGAAAAACTGGTTGATGCTGATGCCGTAAATACGTTTGAAACAGGAGTGCGCTATCAAATTTATCATGCCTTTTTTCTTCTCATTTTAGGAGGAACCAATTTTGTGAATTTAAAGACAAAGAAGATTGTTTTTTATCTTGTAATAGTTGGTGTTTTATTCTTTTCTGGCTCTATATATGGTTTGGCAACAAATGAACTCTCAAGTTTTGATTTTAAGACTATTGCAATGATTACACCAATAGGAGGTTTATTGTTAATCTTGTCTTGGGTCATGGTATTAATCGGTATTATGAGAAATAAGGTCGATTAA
- the pckA gene encoding phosphoenolpyruvate carboxykinase (ATP): MVNHTPSTKTISLENYGIKDAKIHYQMTPDQLHDETINKGQGVEASSGALAVNTGEFTGRSPMDRFIVKDDITKDKVWWGNINIPFDSDKFDKLYDKITNYLSNKEIYVRDSYACADPNYKTNIRVINEYPWSNLFAYNMFLRPTEEELKDFSPEWTVINAPGFMADAEVDGTRQHNFAILNFTKKTAIVGGTGYTGEIKKGIFSALNFELPVFKNTLPMHCSANVGKDGDTAIFFGLSGTGKTTLSTDANRSLIGDDEHGWTSENTVFNFEGGCYAKVINLSQEQEPEIYGAIKKGAILENVIMDEKGNVDFADTSITQNTRVSYPIYHIENIKTPSIGENPKNIFFLTADAFGVLPPISKLTPAQAAYHFISGYTAKVAGTEAGVVEPQPSFSACFGAPFMPLHPTEYADMLSKKMKEAGVNVWLVNTGWTGGPYGVGTRMKLKYTRAMINAALNGDLGLYDYDHYHIHSVFGVAQPRQCPGVPTEVLSPRTTWNDDEAYYKMAFKLANAFRDNFKKFESYASEEIRRGGPQRYAL, from the coding sequence ATGGTAAACCATACTCCTTCAACGAAAACGATTTCGTTAGAAAACTATGGCATTAAAGATGCCAAAATCCACTATCAAATGACTCCAGATCAACTACATGATGAGACCATAAACAAAGGTCAAGGAGTTGAAGCATCGTCAGGTGCACTTGCTGTTAATACAGGTGAGTTTACAGGACGTTCTCCTATGGATAGATTTATCGTTAAAGACGATATTACAAAAGACAAAGTTTGGTGGGGAAATATCAACATTCCTTTTGATAGTGATAAGTTTGATAAACTTTACGACAAAATCACAAATTACCTATCTAACAAAGAGATTTATGTTAGAGATAGCTATGCGTGTGCAGACCCAAATTACAAAACCAATATTCGTGTTATAAACGAATATCCATGGAGTAATTTGTTTGCATACAATATGTTTTTACGTCCAACAGAAGAGGAGTTAAAAGACTTTTCACCTGAGTGGACTGTAATCAACGCTCCTGGTTTTATGGCAGATGCTGAGGTAGATGGTACACGTCAGCATAACTTTGCGATTTTAAATTTCACAAAAAAGACTGCTATAGTTGGCGGAACTGGTTATACAGGAGAAATTAAAAAAGGTATTTTTTCTGCTTTAAATTTTGAATTACCTGTTTTCAAAAATACATTACCAATGCACTGTAGTGCTAATGTTGGGAAAGATGGTGATACAGCAATTTTCTTTGGATTATCTGGTACAGGCAAGACAACATTATCTACAGATGCTAACCGTAGTTTAATTGGTGATGACGAGCATGGTTGGACTAGTGAAAATACTGTTTTTAATTTTGAAGGTGGTTGCTATGCAAAAGTTATCAATCTTTCTCAAGAGCAAGAACCAGAAATATATGGAGCCATCAAAAAAGGCGCTATTCTAGAAAACGTAATTATGGATGAAAAAGGCAATGTAGATTTTGCTGATACATCAATTACCCAAAATACTAGAGTAAGTTACCCTATTTATCATATTGAAAACATTAAAACACCGTCAATTGGTGAAAACCCTAAAAATATTTTCTTTTTAACAGCAGATGCCTTTGGTGTATTGCCTCCAATTTCAAAGTTAACTCCTGCGCAGGCTGCTTACCATTTCATCTCTGGTTATACGGCAAAAGTAGCAGGTACTGAAGCTGGTGTAGTAGAACCACAGCCTTCGTTTTCTGCTTGTTTTGGGGCACCATTTATGCCATTACATCCAACAGAATATGCGGATATGCTTAGCAAGAAAATGAAAGAAGCAGGTGTTAATGTTTGGTTGGTAAATACAGGTTGGACAGGAGGCCCTTACGGAGTAGGTACACGTATGAAATTAAAGTATACACGTGCTATGATTAACGCAGCATTAAATGGAGATTTAGGACTTTATGATTATGACCATTACCATATTCATTCTGTATTTGGAGTAGCTCAGCCAAGACAATGTCCTGGAGTTCCAACAGAGGTGTTAAGTCCTAGAACAACATGGAACGATGATGAAGCTTATTACAAAATGGCATTTAAATTAGCTAATGCCTTTAGGGATAACTTTAAGAAGTTTGAATCGTATGCTTCTGAAGAAATTAGAAGAGGTGGTCCACAGCGCTATGCACTTTAA